In a genomic window of Mucilaginibacter sp. KACC 22063:
- a CDS encoding tetratricopeptide repeat protein, with protein MMKKTCYTLLITILLSISAKMLYAQNTSGDLIKQGIALHNQGKYDDAIAKYNEALKLDPNNEYGHYELAFSLYAENKYDDAIPHLEISVKSANKNLSVASYSLLGTIYDNNKQGKKAIETYKKAIEIDPDYPQIYYNLGITYSRNQMYPEAEASAIEAIKHDQKNASSQRLYALVCFHENKRANALLGLSSFLLLEPTGQRAAEAYGNIQHILQGGVLKDANGNNAIAVSIDDEKENNTLNTAISMVTLAARTQKLTGADLLEYQLKSIFAITGELSAKKTEKTFFDKFFVDYFYKLSQSDNMPVFAHTVALQGPNRDESGAWLKAHTDQIHALGEWIKNTPRSF; from the coding sequence ATGATGAAAAAGACCTGTTACACTTTACTTATCACAATTCTTCTTAGCATTTCTGCTAAAATGCTTTACGCCCAAAATACAAGCGGCGATCTTATTAAGCAAGGTATAGCATTGCACAATCAGGGCAAGTATGATGATGCTATTGCCAAATATAATGAGGCTTTAAAGCTTGACCCTAATAACGAGTACGGCCATTATGAACTTGCTTTTTCTTTATATGCCGAAAATAAATACGATGATGCCATACCGCATCTGGAAATCTCTGTCAAGTCGGCTAATAAAAATTTGAGCGTTGCTTCTTATAGTTTATTGGGTACTATTTATGACAATAATAAGCAAGGCAAAAAAGCAATAGAAACTTATAAAAAGGCGATTGAAATCGATCCGGATTACCCACAGATCTATTATAACCTGGGTATAACCTACTCACGCAACCAGATGTATCCAGAGGCAGAAGCAAGTGCTATTGAAGCCATTAAGCACGATCAAAAAAATGCCAGCAGCCAGCGCTTGTATGCGCTGGTGTGTTTTCATGAAAATAAAAGGGCCAATGCTTTATTAGGGCTGAGCAGTTTCCTGTTGCTGGAACCAACCGGCCAGCGGGCTGCTGAAGCTTATGGTAATATTCAGCATATTTTACAAGGCGGTGTATTGAAGGATGCTAACGGCAATAATGCAATTGCCGTTTCAATAGATGATGAAAAGGAAAACAATACCCTTAATACGGCTATCAGCATGGTTACCCTGGCTGCGCGAACCCAAAAACTGACAGGTGCTGACCTGTTGGAGTACCAATTGAAAAGCATATTTGCTATTACAGGCGAGTTGTCTGCTAAGAAAACAGAAAAGACTTTTTTTGACAAGTTTTTTGTAGATTACTTTTACAAGCTATCGCAAAGCGACAACATGCCTGTTTTTGCACATACTGTTGCTTTGCAAGGCCCTAACCGCGATGAAAGTGGTGCATGGTTAAAAGCGCATACAGATCAGATACATGCTTTGGGCGAGTGGATTAAAAACACACCACGCAGCTTTTAA
- a CDS encoding DoxX family membrane protein: MRTYSTQQKTYFILRLAVAMCFIGHGAFGIITKPIWANYFAVFGIGHDTAYQLMPVVGTIDILLGLVMLFYPIRTVAGWLVLWGLMTAMLRPLSGEPFAEFIERAGNYGAPLALLVLCGADSKIKSWFKLIDTHKIAGNEQQLKQLTLVLRTAVFLLLCGHGWLNLMDKKGLLQQYESLGFHNPQQVALTVGLFEVFAALTVLIKPARSILIIFLIWKAGSELFYPHYELFEWVERGGSYGCILALWMVLRTEDNMIHSAVKHPLHFKSN, translated from the coding sequence ATGCGTACTTATTCTACACAACAAAAAACATATTTCATACTTCGCTTAGCTGTAGCCATGTGCTTTATAGGCCACGGTGCATTCGGCATAATTACCAAACCGATATGGGCCAATTACTTTGCGGTATTTGGCATTGGGCATGATACTGCTTATCAATTAATGCCTGTTGTTGGCACCATTGATATTTTATTAGGCCTTGTCATGCTATTTTATCCTATCCGTACTGTTGCCGGCTGGCTGGTGCTTTGGGGACTAATGACCGCCATGCTGAGACCTTTATCAGGAGAACCATTTGCCGAATTTATAGAGCGGGCAGGCAACTACGGCGCGCCATTAGCATTGCTTGTATTATGCGGTGCCGACAGTAAAATTAAAAGCTGGTTCAAATTGATCGACACTCATAAAATCGCAGGGAATGAGCAACAATTAAAACAGCTTACCCTGGTGCTACGTACGGCGGTGTTTTTATTGTTATGCGGGCATGGCTGGCTAAACCTCATGGATAAAAAAGGCCTGTTACAGCAGTATGAATCGCTGGGCTTCCACAACCCACAGCAGGTAGCGTTAACCGTTGGCTTGTTTGAGGTATTTGCCGCATTGACCGTACTGATTAAACCCGCAAGAAGTATCTTGATCATATTCCTGATCTGGAAAGCTGGCAGCGAATTATTTTACCCGCACTATGAACTATTTGAATGGGTAGAGCGCGGCGGAAGCTACGGCTGCATCCTGGCTTTATGGATGGTATTGCGAACAGAAGACAACATGATTCATTCGGCTGTAAAGCACCCGCTCCATTTTAAATCTAATTAA
- a CDS encoding phosphatase PAP2 family protein, which translates to MKRFTNYIILAAVALTAMFASSCKKDIVETNMEYPALSPSNIDLNADTWKPILITGFNDLTVATPDAVTSPAYQADLNEIKGLQRNISTDQKNLINYWSAGAVLRWNEILRELVAKYNLPPYQNPDGTYPAPSSANPFAYPQFPFSNPPYAARSYAYVSAAQYDALVAAWHFKKSYNRAAPYKNDATVQALIPKSDLPAYPSEDAVVAGTVVEMMKLLFPTELAYIEQKEQDAKTYRMLVGANTRSDWDAGEALGKQVAAKFVTRARGDRAGAAIGTPAIWAQFVTTTAATGETPWQSLETPKRPPMLPLFSKVKPFLFDSLTVIALRPGPPPSVKSEQFKKETEEVLYYSKNVTREHNAQVAFWADGVATYTPAGHWNAIAADEFVKQNYSEVRWARNLALLNMALMDAGIVCWDTKYFYFNARPSQINDQIKTLTGVPNFPAYTSGHSNFSAAASTVLSYLLPDRGSKFTDMAHEAAMSRLYGGIHYRTDCDAGLVTGAKVGQYAVQRGQADGAGIK; encoded by the coding sequence ATGAAAAGATTTACCAATTATATAATACTTGCAGCAGTGGCTTTAACTGCCATGTTTGCCTCATCGTGTAAAAAGGATATTGTTGAAACCAATATGGAATATCCGGCGCTTAGCCCAAGCAATATTGATTTAAACGCAGATACCTGGAAACCTATTTTAATCACTGGCTTTAACGACCTTACCGTAGCTACACCAGATGCGGTAACATCACCTGCATACCAGGCAGATCTTAATGAAATAAAAGGCCTGCAAAGAAATATATCAACCGATCAAAAAAACCTGATCAATTACTGGAGTGCCGGGGCGGTATTACGCTGGAACGAAATATTACGCGAACTGGTGGCTAAATATAACCTGCCGCCTTACCAAAACCCCGACGGCACCTACCCTGCCCCAAGCTCGGCTAACCCGTTTGCTTATCCGCAGTTTCCGTTCTCTAATCCGCCATATGCAGCACGCTCATACGCTTATGTAAGCGCAGCACAATATGATGCATTGGTAGCTGCATGGCACTTTAAAAAATCATATAACCGCGCAGCTCCATATAAAAATGATGCAACCGTTCAGGCACTGATCCCTAAATCAGACTTGCCTGCCTACCCAAGCGAAGATGCAGTGGTAGCCGGTACAGTAGTTGAAATGATGAAATTGCTGTTCCCGACAGAGTTAGCTTACATTGAGCAAAAAGAGCAGGATGCTAAAACTTACCGCATGCTGGTTGGTGCCAATACCCGCAGCGACTGGGATGCCGGCGAAGCTTTGGGCAAGCAGGTAGCTGCAAAATTTGTTACCCGTGCCCGCGGCGACCGCGCCGGTGCTGCCATAGGTACACCTGCTATCTGGGCACAGTTTGTTACGACCACAGCCGCAACAGGCGAAACACCCTGGCAAAGCCTTGAAACCCCTAAACGCCCGCCAATGCTGCCTTTGTTCAGCAAGGTTAAGCCGTTTCTGTTTGATTCTTTAACCGTGATCGCTTTAAGGCCGGGGCCGCCGCCATCAGTAAAATCAGAACAGTTTAAAAAGGAAACGGAAGAGGTTTTATATTACTCGAAGAACGTAACCCGCGAACATAATGCACAGGTTGCCTTTTGGGCTGATGGAGTAGCCACTTACACCCCGGCAGGACACTGGAATGCCATAGCGGCTGACGAATTCGTAAAACAAAACTATAGCGAGGTGCGCTGGGCACGTAACCTGGCTTTATTAAATATGGCCTTGATGGATGCCGGTATTGTATGCTGGGATACCAAATATTTTTATTTCAACGCAAGGCCTTCGCAGATCAATGATCAGATAAAAACGCTTACAGGTGTTCCGAACTTCCCGGCTTACACTTCAGGGCACTCTAACTTTAGTGCAGCGGCATCTACCGTGTTAAGCTATTTATTGCCCGACCGTGGAAGCAAGTTTACTGATATGGCTCATGAGGCTGCTATGTCGCGCTTATATGGCGGGATACATTATCGTACCGACTGCGATGCAGGCCTGGTTACCGGGGCAAAGGTTGGACAATACGCCGTACAACGAGGCCAGGCAGATGGTGCCGGAATAAAGTAA
- a CDS encoding AI-2E family transporter: MQLTRTLQVLALFVLTALILYFAAPVLVPLTFGLVFAMLLTPVCKWIERKGLNRGLATTGSLLFLLTIVAALVLLLNWQVGDLVKDMSKIEQQLQKLIDQVTGYIYQKFDVSPQQQKQMLKDQQSDGAGKIAGIIMAALNSVAGLMVNTLLVLVYTFVIIYFRDRFKSFVLKLTNADKQADAKKIMRKSSMVTQQYISGLGLMIVMLWVMYGIGFSIVGIKGAIFFAILCGTLEIVPFAGNITGTTITVLIALAQGGSVNMAIGVLITYGIVQFVQTYLLEPLVVGKQVSLNPLFTILIIVVGEALWGIAGMVLAIPLLGMFKVLCDNVEPLKPYGYLIGSQENASDDKSIFSKIFSSSDD, from the coding sequence ATGCAGTTAACCCGTACGCTCCAGGTATTAGCCCTATTTGTCCTCACCGCATTAATCCTTTATTTTGCCGCTCCGGTACTGGTACCACTTACATTTGGGCTGGTATTTGCCATGCTGTTAACACCTGTTTGCAAATGGATTGAGCGTAAAGGTTTAAATCGTGGACTGGCTACTACCGGTAGCCTGCTTTTCCTGCTAACCATTGTTGCAGCCCTGGTGCTTTTACTGAACTGGCAGGTAGGCGACCTGGTAAAGGACATGTCGAAAATAGAACAGCAATTACAGAAGCTCATTGACCAGGTAACGGGTTATATCTATCAAAAATTTGATGTATCGCCGCAGCAGCAAAAACAAATGCTGAAAGACCAACAGTCTGACGGTGCGGGTAAAATTGCAGGCATCATTATGGCTGCCTTAAACTCGGTTGCCGGGTTAATGGTAAATACCTTGCTGGTGTTAGTGTATACCTTCGTGATTATTTACTTCCGCGATCGTTTCAAAAGTTTTGTATTGAAGCTTACCAATGCCGACAAGCAAGCCGATGCAAAAAAGATCATGCGCAAATCGAGCATGGTAACACAGCAGTACATCAGTGGCTTAGGTTTAATGATTGTGATGCTTTGGGTGATGTATGGCATTGGCTTTAGCATAGTAGGCATTAAGGGAGCCATATTCTTTGCCATACTTTGCGGGACACTTGAGATTGTACCATTTGCGGGTAACATTACGGGCACAACCATTACCGTACTTATTGCTTTGGCACAAGGCGGAAGCGTAAATATGGCGATAGGTGTATTGATTACTTATGGCATAGTGCAGTTTGTACAAACTTATTTATTAGAACCATTAGTGGTAGGCAAACAGGTTAGCCTGAATCCGTTATTCACTATTTTAATTATCGTAGTGGGCGAAGCTTTATGGGGCATTGCGGGTATGGTTTTGGCCATCCCATTGCTGGGTATGTTTAAGGTTTTATGTGATAATGTTGAACCCTTGAAACCGTATGGCTATCTTATTGGCTCGCAGGAGAATGCAAGTGATGATAAGAGTATTTTCAGTAAGATATTCAGCAGTAGCGACGATTAG
- the recO gene encoding DNA repair protein RecO, protein MLQKTRGIVFKVTDYQESSVIVQVFTEKFGMQSYIINGVKKPKAKISRNILQPLHLLDMVVYNNGSGAIQRVKELKSQPILQTIPYDIIKSSLIIFLNEVLYKAIKQQSGDEYLFNYIWHSVEWLDQSDGNLSNFHLIFLLGLTRYLGFYPHVNSPEHDYFDLKDGVFARYRPESLHYLSAPHSHNFYRLLQSSFDNMQHLRLPNDERRYLIGKLMDYYALHIEGFGNIRSNEILEEVLG, encoded by the coding sequence ATGCTGCAAAAGACCCGCGGAATAGTTTTTAAGGTAACCGACTACCAGGAGAGCAGCGTTATTGTACAGGTATTTACCGAGAAGTTCGGCATGCAATCATACATTATCAATGGTGTTAAAAAGCCGAAAGCAAAGATCAGCCGTAACATATTACAGCCACTGCACCTGTTGGATATGGTGGTTTATAATAATGGAAGCGGAGCCATACAGCGCGTTAAAGAATTAAAAAGCCAGCCGATATTACAAACCATCCCTTACGATATTATAAAAAGCAGCCTTATCATCTTTCTGAATGAAGTTTTGTACAAGGCGATAAAGCAGCAATCTGGCGACGAATACCTGTTCAATTATATCTGGCATTCGGTAGAGTGGCTTGATCAGAGCGATGGCAATCTGAGTAACTTTCACCTTATCTTTTTGCTTGGGCTTACGCGCTACCTCGGTTTTTATCCGCATGTCAATAGCCCGGAGCACGATTATTTCGATTTAAAGGATGGTGTGTTCGCACGATACAGGCCCGAGAGTTTGCATTACCTGTCTGCCCCACACAGCCATAATTTTTATCGCTTGCTGCAAAGCAGTTTTGATAACATGCAACACCTGCGTTTACCTAACGACGAACGGCGCTATCTGATCGGCAAACTGATGGACTACTATGCCCTGCATATCGAAGGCTTTGGTAATATCCGTTCTAACGAGATTTTGGAAGAAGTACTTGGCTAA
- a CDS encoding diacylglycerol kinase family protein, translating into MRKFINGFKYAFKGMGYATATQLNFRVHLVATLLAIVLGFYLHISPAEWCWITACIALVLIVELLNTAIEILVDLVSPGWNEKAGHIKDVSAAAVLLTAIFALIVGAIIFIPKL; encoded by the coding sequence ATGCGCAAATTTATCAATGGTTTTAAGTACGCCTTTAAAGGGATGGGGTATGCTACGGCAACGCAGCTTAACTTCAGGGTACACCTTGTGGCTACACTTTTAGCTATTGTGTTGGGTTTTTATCTGCATATATCACCCGCCGAGTGGTGTTGGATCACTGCCTGTATTGCGCTGGTATTGATAGTAGAGCTATTAAATACAGCCATTGAAATTTTAGTCGACCTTGTTTCGCCAGGGTGGAATGAAAAGGCAGGCCATATTAAAGATGTATCGGCGGCGGCTGTGCTGCTCACTGCTATATTTGCCCTGATTGTAGGCGCTATTATATTTATTCCGAAGTTGTAA
- a CDS encoding efflux RND transporter permease subunit, with translation MIWKKLAGLILKNRLAVIIIVGLLSAFMGWKASKVKLTYNAGKVLPVTDSAYIRFTKFQKKFGQDGTALVLGIKSDKLFNKDIFNDWYQLGVNVQHLHGIKAVISLANIYNLNKDTLQHRFILQPLVTHQLASQAGVDSVKQRILDLPFYDGLVLSEDHKSTLMAITFDTKVVNSPARVPVINEILRQGKLFQQKHGIEVHASGLPLIRTVVSDLVSHEFALFLGLSLLITAIILLIFFRTGYAVIFPVLVVLLGVVWSLGLLVINHFNITLLTGIIPPLVVVIGIPNSIFILNKYYREYGLTGDKMASLYTVIEKVGITTFIANVTTAIGFGVLCFTNSQILMEFGLVASLSIMATFALSIVLVPVIFSYLPDPKARQSGIKDRKFIQLFLAKLDHLVHNYRPAIYIGTVALVAVCFYGMSRINVNGYIVDDLPKTSSVLSNMRFFESNFKGVLPLEVSVESKHKNGLANVAVMRKVERLENLISSYPEFSRSLSLIQVLKFSTQSFYGGKPEFYRLPDGLEQNFILSYAANSGKGTNMLKNYLDSTKQTTRISFQMVDAGSKKLNSLFTELQPRIDSIFNPKNFHVELTGSSVIFVKGNNYLIKNLYESLALAIFLIGIVMWVLFRGVKMIAISLLPNLIPLVITAGIMGFFGIPLKPSTILIFSIAMGISSDQTIYFLTRYRQELRNSKKSISQVVSDTIRETGISMIYIATVLFFGFGIFAASTFGGTVALGILLSITLLIAMITNLTLLPAFLLSMEKRRAKNAEQEPVIDLEAQEL, from the coding sequence ATGATCTGGAAAAAACTTGCCGGACTTATCCTCAAAAACCGTTTAGCGGTTATCATCATTGTTGGTTTATTGAGTGCGTTCATGGGCTGGAAAGCCAGTAAGGTAAAGCTTACTTACAATGCAGGCAAGGTGCTTCCGGTTACAGATTCTGCTTATATCCGCTTCACAAAATTTCAGAAAAAATTTGGACAGGATGGTACCGCACTGGTGCTGGGCATTAAATCTGACAAGCTTTTTAATAAAGATATTTTTAACGACTGGTACCAGTTAGGCGTAAATGTACAGCACCTGCATGGCATCAAAGCCGTTATCTCACTCGCAAATATTTACAATCTAAATAAAGACACCCTACAACACCGCTTTATATTACAACCGCTGGTTACGCATCAGCTTGCTTCACAGGCGGGTGTTGACAGTGTAAAACAACGCATATTAGATTTACCATTTTACGACGGGCTGGTTTTAAGTGAAGACCATAAGTCGACCTTAATGGCCATTACCTTTGATACCAAAGTAGTTAACTCACCTGCCCGCGTACCGGTAATCAATGAGATATTGCGCCAGGGAAAGCTTTTCCAGCAAAAACATGGTATCGAAGTACATGCCTCGGGCTTGCCGCTGATCCGCACTGTAGTAAGCGACCTGGTATCGCATGAGTTTGCTTTGTTCCTGGGCTTATCGTTGCTAATTACCGCAATAATCTTATTAATATTTTTCAGGACAGGTTATGCAGTCATATTCCCTGTACTTGTCGTATTGCTGGGTGTGGTTTGGAGCCTTGGCTTATTAGTGATCAATCACTTTAATATTACCTTGCTAACGGGTATCATTCCGCCGTTGGTGGTGGTGATCGGTATCCCAAACAGCATTTTCATCCTTAACAAATACTATCGCGAATATGGCCTCACCGGCGATAAAATGGCATCGCTTTATACCGTGATTGAGAAAGTAGGTATCACCACTTTCATTGCCAACGTTACTACAGCTATTGGTTTTGGTGTACTTTGCTTTACTAACAGCCAGATATTAATGGAGTTTGGCCTTGTGGCTTCACTAAGCATCATGGCTACTTTTGCGTTAAGCATTGTGCTAGTGCCGGTAATATTCAGTTACCTGCCCGATCCTAAAGCGCGTCAAAGCGGTATTAAAGACCGCAAGTTTATTCAGCTGTTTTTAGCTAAACTTGACCACTTGGTCCATAATTATCGCCCGGCGATTTACATAGGCACAGTAGCACTGGTGGCTGTTTGCTTTTACGGCATGAGCCGCATTAACGTAAACGGCTATATTGTTGACGACCTTCCTAAAACAAGCTCCGTATTAAGTAACATGCGCTTTTTCGAAAGCAACTTTAAAGGTGTATTACCACTTGAAGTAAGTGTAGAATCAAAACATAAAAACGGACTTGCAAACGTAGCTGTAATGCGCAAGGTTGAACGCCTGGAAAACCTGATCTCATCCTACCCCGAGTTTAGCCGTTCGCTGTCGCTGATACAGGTGCTTAAGTTTTCGACACAGTCTTTTTATGGTGGCAAGCCCGAGTTTTACCGCCTGCCTGATGGCCTTGAGCAAAACTTTATTTTAAGCTATGCGGCCAACAGCGGCAAAGGCACCAACATGCTGAAGAATTACCTCGATAGCACCAAGCAAACTACGCGGATCAGTTTCCAGATGGTGGATGCAGGTTCAAAAAAACTGAACAGCCTGTTTACTGAACTGCAGCCACGTATCGATTCGATATTTAATCCAAAGAACTTCCATGTCGAGCTTACCGGCTCAAGTGTCATATTTGTGAAGGGGAATAACTACCTTATCAAAAACCTTTACGAAAGCCTTGCCCTTGCTATCTTTCTTATTGGTATTGTGATGTGGGTATTGTTCCGGGGTGTTAAGATGATTGCCATTTCCTTATTGCCTAACCTGATACCATTGGTTATTACAGCCGGCATTATGGGTTTCTTCGGCATTCCGTTAAAGCCTTCTACCATCCTGATCTTTAGCATAGCTATGGGTATATCTTCAGACCAGACCATTTATTTTCTTACCCGCTATCGCCAGGAACTACGCAACAGCAAAAAGAGCATTTCGCAGGTAGTGTCAGACACCATCAGGGAAACCGGCATCAGCATGATTTACATCGCAACGGTGCTTTTCTTTGGCTTTGGTATTTTTGCGGCATCAACATTTGGTGGTACTGTGGCCTTAGGCATATTGCTGTCTATCACACTGCTTATTGCCATGATCACGAACCTTACTTTATTGCCTGCATTTTTACTGAGCATGGAGAAACGCCGCGCTAAGAACGCTGAGCAGGAACCCGTAATTGACCTGGAAGCACAGGAGCTTTAA
- a CDS encoding SDR family oxidoreductase codes for MDLKLTNKIAIVLAASKGLGKAVATALANEGATVIISSRNAEKLNEAAAEIKEATRSKVTCIPADVSKPKDIENLINTTVQKFGRIDILINNTGGPPFDKFETFDDQAWRKAFDDILLSFARNSRLVLPHMKKTGGGRIINIISGSAKSVLANSVLSTSMRMGVVGMAKLMADELGAYNITVNNVAPGLILTDRVKDTLPKDKPAEQILKERAEAIPLKRIGKPEEFAGIVAFLASEKASYITGTTIQVDGGASRSIY; via the coding sequence ATGGATTTAAAACTGACTAACAAAATAGCCATTGTATTGGCTGCAAGCAAAGGTTTGGGCAAAGCCGTTGCTACTGCATTAGCTAACGAAGGCGCTACCGTAATTATCAGTTCGCGCAATGCCGAAAAACTGAACGAAGCAGCGGCTGAAATTAAAGAAGCCACCCGGAGCAAGGTCACCTGCATCCCTGCTGATGTTTCAAAACCAAAGGATATTGAAAACCTGATTAATACAACGGTTCAGAAATTTGGGCGGATCGACATTCTCATTAATAACACCGGCGGGCCGCCATTTGATAAGTTTGAAACATTTGACGACCAAGCATGGCGCAAAGCTTTCGATGACATACTGCTTAGCTTTGCGCGCAACAGCCGCCTGGTGTTGCCGCACATGAAGAAAACCGGGGGCGGTCGTATCATTAATATCATTAGCGGTTCGGCTAAATCGGTGTTGGCCAATTCTGTTCTTTCGACCAGTATGCGTATGGGTGTTGTGGGTATGGCCAAATTAATGGCCGACGAATTGGGTGCGTATAACATCACGGTGAATAACGTAGCGCCCGGACTTATTTTAACAGACAGAGTAAAAGACACCTTACCAAAAGATAAACCGGCTGAACAGATACTTAAAGAGCGTGCAGAAGCTATTCCACTGAAACGTATTGGCAAACCCGAAGAATTTGCAGGCATTGTGGCTTTTCTGGCTTCAGAAAAAGCATCCTACATTACCGGCACCACTATACAGGTAGACGGCGGCGCGAGCAGAAGTATTTATTAA
- a CDS encoding S41 family peptidase: MKRLILTFLSLIILQTTVFSQPANKFSTDQLKSDLHFLENQIYSVHAYPYTELNQQQYKQLFTNIESKLTDSLNAVEYFKLIRPCFAYLSDEHAGLSVPEKILPEIYKTGTIYLPFTLLKEGNKYTVSKILVPQNGLAADINITSINGVPVDKAVEQASLMASGYKDQRMQKALDQFGLLYSRITPGAVTSYVLKTNDGKSLTITGVAFSVWQTEINRQTGWNSKCDELISYRKYGNTGYITSCSFTASDRQLDSINTRLQAIFKQVKDDGVSKLVIDVSHNGGGNSSVGQLLINYIYGKPYNGYQCNFKRSDDYLKLIKSWGLNNPEYEARPVGTIIHSNSEKITPDVHNPYRFNGKVYIVIGDGTFSSAIMFATTIKDNHIATLVGKIPDSGHPDHFGEMYNNVLPNTKLPFRFGVKEWIRPTGKSKDNVLRPDKIIDMDNASTPEKLIAAID, translated from the coding sequence ATGAAACGATTGATCCTAACCTTTTTATCACTAATCATTTTACAAACCACAGTCTTTAGCCAGCCTGCAAATAAGTTTTCGACTGATCAACTCAAATCTGATCTTCATTTTTTAGAAAATCAGATTTATAGTGTACATGCCTATCCATATACAGAATTAAATCAGCAGCAGTATAAACAGCTATTTACCAACATTGAAAGTAAGCTTACCGATTCGCTTAATGCAGTAGAATACTTTAAGTTAATCAGGCCTTGCTTTGCTTATTTATCCGATGAACATGCCGGCTTGTCGGTTCCAGAAAAGATATTACCCGAGATTTATAAGACAGGCACTATTTACTTACCCTTTACACTTTTAAAGGAAGGGAACAAATATACTGTTAGCAAAATATTAGTACCCCAAAATGGCTTGGCTGCAGATATAAATATTACATCTATAAATGGCGTCCCGGTTGATAAAGCAGTTGAGCAGGCTTCGCTAATGGCAAGTGGCTACAAAGATCAGCGTATGCAAAAAGCACTTGATCAATTCGGCTTGCTATATTCACGTATAACACCAGGTGCTGTTACAAGTTATGTACTTAAAACAAATGATGGTAAATCGCTGACTATAACAGGTGTGGCATTTTCAGTTTGGCAAACTGAGATTAATCGTCAAACTGGCTGGAACAGCAAATGCGATGAGCTGATTTCTTACAGAAAATATGGCAACACAGGTTACATTACATCATGCTCATTTACTGCTTCAGACCGTCAGTTAGATTCCATTAATACCCGCTTACAAGCAATATTTAAACAAGTGAAGGATGATGGCGTTTCAAAACTGGTGATAGATGTAAGCCATAACGGGGGCGGCAACTCATCCGTAGGTCAGCTACTGATCAACTATATTTATGGTAAGCCATACAATGGCTATCAATGTAATTTTAAGCGTAGCGACGATTACCTGAAATTGATAAAATCATGGGGCTTAAACAATCCCGAATATGAGGCTCGGCCTGTGGGTACTATTATTCACAGCAATTCAGAAAAAATTACCCCTGATGTACATAATCCTTATCGGTTTAATGGTAAAGTGTACATTGTAATTGGCGATGGTACCTTTTCGAGTGCCATTATGTTTGCTACAACCATCAAAGACAATCACATTGCAACGCTTGTTGGCAAAATACCTGACAGCGGACACCCTGACCATTTTGGTGAAATGTATAACAATGTATTACCAAACACTAAACTACCATTTCGATTTGGTGTAAAAGAATGGATTAGGCCAACAGGTAAATCAAAAGACAATGTTTTACGCCCGGACAAAATCATTGACATGGACAACGCTTCCACACCTGAAAAACTGATTGCAGCAATTGATTAA